GCATATAATATTTTCCTCTTCTAAAGCTTTAAGTTGCTCTGTCAAAATCTTTTGAGTAATTCCATACACTCTTCTTTGTAACTCTAAAAATCTAACCGGTTCCTCTCTTAAATGGCAAACAATAAGAGCTTTCCATTTTCCACGAATAAATTCTAAACCTAAATCGAGTTCACAAAAAAAATCTTTATCTTTATAATGTAACATTTTATCTCCTTTGAATAATTATTTACTAAAAAAGTAACTTTATAAGTTTAACACATTTTTTACCTTAAATAAAGATAGTTTTAACTTTGATGCGATATAATAACAGAGGATGATAAAATTACAGGAAGAGGAGAATTATGTTTAGTGTAAAGAAAAGTTTAATAGGATTACTAGCATTGATAGGAGCGACAATGGTAAATGCTCAAGATGAATATAAGGTTGCATTTGTTTCAGATGTGCATTTTCATGATGTATATGGAGATTTTAAAGGGGATTTTAAAGGGTTGAAGAGTGAGGTAACAGGGAAATATGCAACAATAAGAACAATGGATTCTCAAATGAATTCGACAAGATTATTTAACGAAAACTATTTTGCATTTATAGCTGTTTTAGATGACTTGGTAAAAAAGGATATAAAATATATTGTTCTTCCAGGAGATTTTAGTGATGATGGACAAGAGGTTCATATAGAAGGTTTGAAAAAGATTATGGATAACTATACTAAAAAACATGGGATAAAGTTTTATATAACATTTGGAAACCATGACCCTGTTATGCCAATGACAGTTGATAAAGGAAAGATGGATTATCTTGGAGAGAATGGAAAAGAGCAGCCTATTTTCAGTAAAAATTCAAAGATAAAAGAAAAAGATGGAATGAATCCGGTTATATTCTCAGAAGTTGTTAAAGAGCAAGGGTATGAGGATATAATGAAACAGATAAATAGTTTTGGATTAGTTCCTGAGAAAAGTGATATCTACTGGGAGACTCCGTTTTCAAAATACAGTTATGAGCAATATAGTTTTGAAAAGGCTTTAGAGGATAGCTCTTCTAAAAATAGAAAATATGAAATCTCTTATGAGGGCTCTGGAGATAAACTAGGAAATGAAAAATTTGAAATTGTTGATGGAAGCTACTTAGTTGAACCGACAAAAGGGTTGTGGCTACTTGCAATAGATTCGAATGTATATGTACCGACAGAGGATGGGAAAGGATTCACCTCAGCTTCGAATGCTGGATATAATAGAG
Above is a window of Cetobacterium sp. ZOR0034 DNA encoding:
- a CDS encoding helix-turn-helix domain-containing protein, which translates into the protein MLHYKDKDFFCELDLGLEFIRGKWKALIVCHLREEPVRFLELQRRVYGITQKILTEQLKALEEENIICRVVYPEVPPKVEYKLTEKGLALLPALNLIEQWTKEYFEYTSTPTKID